One window of the Haloarcula halobia genome contains the following:
- a CDS encoding KEOPS complex subunit Pcc1 → MRRAEVRTTHGSADAAARVAAALRPDNTDEMDTRVDDDAVVTTVERETTGGLQSTVDDYVVNLRVAAQLTNDTTESNHE, encoded by the coding sequence ATGAGACGCGCTGAAGTCCGCACGACACACGGGTCCGCCGACGCCGCAGCACGCGTCGCGGCCGCACTCCGGCCCGACAACACCGACGAGATGGACACGCGCGTCGACGACGACGCCGTCGTGACCACCGTCGAACGCGAAACCACGGGCGGCCTGCAGTCGACCGTCGACGACTACGTCGTCAACCTCAGAGTCGCAGCACAGCTTACGAACGACACCACAGAATCCAACCATGAGTGA
- a CDS encoding 30S ribosomal protein S3ae: MSERSVSKRKQQKRWYTVLAPEQFDREELGRTPADEPDQVLGRTIETTLGELNNDASENNTKLTFKINEVASDSAYTEFVKHELTRDYLRSLVRRGSSKIEAFVTVLTTDDYRVQIQPVAVTTKKADASQEKAIRRTMIDLVRETAKDRTFEEVVDSVVEGRLSSAIYGEAKDIYPLRRVEIQKTTLEARPEEVAAEEEAAVDVDEEDVDVDEA, from the coding sequence ATGAGTGAACGAAGCGTCTCCAAGCGCAAGCAGCAAAAGCGGTGGTACACCGTGCTCGCTCCCGAACAGTTCGACCGGGAGGAGCTCGGGCGCACACCCGCAGACGAACCGGACCAGGTGCTCGGTCGCACCATCGAAACCACGCTGGGCGAACTGAACAACGACGCCAGCGAGAACAACACGAAGCTGACCTTCAAGATCAACGAGGTCGCGAGCGACTCCGCGTACACGGAGTTCGTCAAGCACGAGCTGACGCGGGACTACCTGCGCTCGCTCGTCCGGCGCGGTTCCTCGAAGATCGAAGCCTTCGTCACCGTGCTGACGACGGACGACTACCGCGTCCAGATTCAGCCCGTCGCGGTCACGACCAAGAAGGCCGACGCCTCCCAGGAGAAGGCCATCCGCCGGACGATGATCGACCTCGTCAGGGAGACGGCCAAGGACCGCACCTTCGAGGAGGTCGTCGACAGCGTCGTCGAGGGACGGCTCTCCTCGGCCATCTACGGCGAGGCCAAGGACATCTACCCCCTGCGGCGCGTCGAGATCCAGAAGACCACCCTCGAGGCTCGTCCCGAGGAAGTCGCCGCCGAGGAAGAGGCCGCCGTGGACGTCGACGAGGAGGACGTCGACGTCGACGAGGCCTGA
- a CDS encoding plastocyanin/azurin family copper-binding protein, whose product MERRAFLRTVGPAAVAGLAGCIGGSSGTQDYDVGMSARAFRPQRIEIEPGTTLTWLNTSKQGHTVTAYEGQLPDGAAFFASGDFDSEESARKSWGNSNRGTLFEGQSYEHTFEVEGEYPYFCIPHERGGMVGTVVVTPGSD is encoded by the coding sequence ATGGAGCGTCGGGCCTTCCTCCGGACGGTCGGACCGGCCGCGGTGGCCGGCCTCGCGGGGTGTATCGGCGGGAGCAGCGGGACCCAGGACTACGACGTCGGGATGTCGGCGCGGGCCTTCCGACCCCAGCGCATCGAAATCGAACCGGGGACGACGCTCACGTGGCTGAACACGAGCAAGCAGGGCCACACGGTCACGGCCTACGAGGGGCAACTCCCCGACGGTGCCGCGTTCTTCGCGTCGGGTGACTTCGACTCCGAGGAGTCCGCCCGGAAGTCCTGGGGCAACAGCAACCGCGGGACACTGTTCGAGGGGCAGTCCTACGAGCACACCTTCGAGGTCGAGGGGGAGTACCCCTACTTCTGTATCCCCCACGAGCGCGGCGGGATGGTCGGGACCGTGGTCGTGACCCCGGGGTCAGACTGA
- a CDS encoding 5-(carboxyamino)imidazole ribonucleotide synthase: MTLTSPGPTVGVVGGGQLGRMMGEAAAPLGLELVVADPTPDCPAAPVVRDQLVGGFEDRETFRQLAERSDYLTFEIELADPDVLEAVAAETGTPVHPNPATLRTIQDKLVQKRRLSEAGVPVPEYRAVETADDLRDACEELGYPAMLKARTGGYDGRGNVPVEGPGDVADAVADIAGPAMVEEMVDFERELAVMGCRGDGERDTYPVTETVHEEEILRESVAPARADAAVRERARQVALDVLDVMEGRGVFGIELFQTSDDEILLNEIAPRPHNSGHWTIEGCHTSQFEQHVRAVAGLPLGPTDLRSSAVSTNILGDVAERQAAELHGEREVLSTPRAHLHWYGKREVYDLRKMGHVTLTGATDADRDALLADARVLRDGLTFRD, translated from the coding sequence ATGACACTCACCTCGCCGGGACCGACCGTCGGCGTGGTCGGCGGTGGCCAGCTCGGGCGCATGATGGGGGAGGCCGCGGCCCCCCTGGGGCTGGAACTGGTCGTCGCCGACCCGACGCCGGACTGCCCGGCCGCGCCGGTGGTCCGCGACCAGCTGGTCGGCGGGTTCGAGGACCGCGAGACGTTCCGCCAGCTGGCCGAGCGGTCGGACTACCTCACCTTCGAGATCGAGCTGGCCGACCCGGACGTGCTCGAGGCCGTCGCCGCCGAGACGGGCACGCCGGTCCACCCCAACCCGGCAACGCTGCGGACCATCCAGGACAAGCTCGTCCAGAAGCGCCGCCTCTCCGAGGCAGGGGTGCCGGTCCCCGAGTACCGTGCCGTCGAGACGGCCGACGACCTCCGGGACGCCTGCGAGGAGCTGGGTTACCCGGCGATGCTCAAGGCCCGGACCGGCGGCTACGACGGCCGCGGGAACGTGCCCGTCGAGGGCCCCGGGGACGTCGCGGACGCCGTCGCGGACATCGCGGGGCCGGCGATGGTCGAGGAGATGGTCGACTTCGAGCGCGAACTCGCCGTGATGGGCTGTCGGGGCGACGGCGAGCGCGACACCTACCCCGTCACCGAGACCGTCCACGAGGAAGAGATCCTCCGGGAGTCGGTCGCTCCCGCCCGCGCCGACGCGGCCGTCCGCGAGCGCGCCCGACAGGTGGCTCTCGACGTCCTCGACGTGATGGAGGGCCGCGGCGTCTTCGGCATCGAACTGTTCCAGACGAGCGACGACGAGATCCTGCTCAACGAGATCGCGCCGCGCCCCCACAACTCCGGGCACTGGACCATCGAGGGGTGTCACACCTCCCAGTTCGAACAGCACGTCCGGGCCGTCGCTGGCCTCCCGCTGGGGCCCACCGACCTCCGCTCGTCGGCCGTCTCGACCAACATCCTCGGGGACGTCGCGGAGCGCCAGGCCGCCGAACTCCACGGCGAGCGCGAGGTGCTCTCGACCCCGCGGGCCCACCTGCACTGGTACGGCAAGCGCGAGGTCTACGACCTGCGGAAGATGGGCCACGTCACGCTGACCGGCGCGACCGACGCCGACCGGGACGCGCTCCTGGCCGACGCGAGGGTCCTGCGCGACGGCCTGACCTTCCGGGACTGA
- a CDS encoding flippase activity-associated protein Agl23, whose amino-acid sequence MVGSRDVLSPLRAFQGRVQRWLDADEHALVKLVVGVSLFAFVLRLAFLGARPAHFDEGRVAYWALHYGETGSFAYRRIIHGPFIQHVDRYVFAALGPNDFTMRLPVAVVGSLLPLTALLFRAHLRETETVAMALLLAVNPVVLFYSRFMRSDVLVAAFMFAAFGLLVRFYDTRRPRYLYAVAFFMALGFASKENAIVYVLTWLGALGLLLAKVFVLPNGYREAAAFVWAGPSLAAVKRRIVGRFYGGIHTLVEPVRAFRGRHDSPASVLGAYAGHVALAAGVFLVVSLFFYAPRGAGLEGLRHPPAPPSEGAVGFWQGVFEPRLFPQMVEATLDRVVDQYGEWFEPASEKTPDNYRRHLGTSLKALGFASAPLLAFSVFGFALDRLGVVRARHLVPFVAYGGFVSIFGYPAGTDIGAPWLVTHAVVPLALPAGVGLAAVFRWGVQSLEMDDVVGVAITGLVVVLVTVLVANVAVTNVYVDGTADENPLVQFAQPEESTRTALETMDRVATANANGTDVVVYHGEKGDAYDDNEAFVEQNRSEWDDSYWNLEPTCMRWYNALPIPWYFAAQDVQTACENSPTALGVTAMTERPPMILTQDYDSTVPKERLRENGYTGKTYRLRTSGYKNVFTVWVHESYR is encoded by the coding sequence ATGGTCGGGTCACGCGACGTCCTATCGCCCCTCCGCGCGTTTCAGGGCCGCGTCCAGCGATGGCTCGACGCCGACGAGCACGCCCTCGTGAAACTCGTCGTCGGCGTCTCGCTGTTCGCGTTCGTCCTCAGACTCGCCTTCCTGGGTGCACGCCCCGCCCACTTCGACGAGGGGCGCGTGGCCTACTGGGCGCTCCACTACGGTGAGACCGGTTCTTTCGCCTACCGGCGAATCATCCACGGCCCGTTCATCCAGCACGTCGACCGCTACGTGTTCGCCGCGCTCGGACCGAACGACTTCACGATGCGACTGCCCGTCGCCGTCGTCGGCAGTCTGTTGCCGCTGACGGCACTCCTGTTCCGTGCGCACCTGCGCGAGACCGAGACGGTGGCGATGGCGCTGTTGCTCGCGGTCAATCCCGTCGTGCTCTTTTACTCGCGGTTCATGCGCAGCGACGTCCTCGTCGCGGCGTTCATGTTCGCCGCGTTTGGCCTCCTGGTCCGGTTCTACGACACGCGCCGGCCACGGTACCTCTATGCCGTCGCCTTCTTCATGGCGCTTGGCTTCGCCTCGAAGGAGAACGCCATCGTCTACGTCCTCACCTGGTTGGGCGCGCTGGGTCTGCTGCTCGCGAAGGTGTTCGTCCTCCCGAACGGCTACCGCGAGGCGGCCGCCTTCGTCTGGGCGGGCCCCTCGCTCGCGGCCGTCAAGCGTCGGATCGTCGGCCGGTTCTACGGCGGGATTCACACGCTGGTCGAACCCGTCCGAGCGTTCCGAGGGCGCCACGACAGCCCCGCGAGCGTGCTGGGCGCCTACGCCGGCCACGTCGCGCTGGCCGCCGGGGTCTTTCTCGTCGTCTCGCTGTTCTTCTATGCCCCCCGGGGCGCCGGTCTGGAGGGACTCAGACACCCGCCGGCCCCGCCCTCGGAGGGCGCCGTCGGGTTCTGGCAGGGTGTCTTCGAACCGCGGCTGTTCCCACAGATGGTCGAGGCAACGCTCGACCGCGTGGTCGACCAGTACGGGGAGTGGTTCGAACCGGCCTCCGAGAAGACCCCCGACAACTACCGGCGCCATCTGGGCACCTCACTGAAGGCCCTCGGGTTCGCCTCCGCGCCCCTGCTCGCGTTCTCGGTGTTCGGGTTCGCGCTCGACCGCCTGGGGGTCGTCCGCGCGCGCCACCTCGTCCCCTTCGTCGCCTACGGCGGGTTCGTCTCCATCTTCGGGTACCCGGCCGGGACGGACATCGGTGCCCCGTGGCTGGTCACCCACGCCGTCGTGCCGCTCGCACTGCCGGCCGGGGTCGGCCTCGCGGCCGTGTTCCGCTGGGGCGTGCAGTCCCTGGAGATGGACGACGTCGTCGGCGTCGCGATAACGGGCCTCGTCGTCGTCCTCGTGACCGTCCTCGTCGCGAACGTGGCGGTCACGAACGTCTACGTCGACGGGACGGCCGACGAGAACCCGCTGGTGCAGTTCGCCCAGCCGGAGGAGTCGACCCGGACGGCGCTCGAGACGATGGACCGCGTCGCGACGGCCAACGCGAACGGCACCGACGTCGTCGTCTACCACGGCGAAAAAGGCGACGCCTACGACGACAACGAGGCCTTCGTCGAGCAGAACCGCTCGGAGTGGGACGACTCCTACTGGAACCTGGAGCCGACCTGCATGCGGTGGTACAACGCGCTCCCGATCCCGTGGTACTTCGCTGCGCAAGACGTCCAGACCGCCTGCGAGAACAGTCCGACGGCACTGGGCGTGACGGCCATGACCGAGCGCCCGCCGATGATACTCACGCAGGACTACGATTCGACGGTCCCGAAAGAGCGACTCCGCGAGAACGGCTACACCGGGAAGACCTACCGGCTGCGGACCAGCGGCTACAAGAACGTCTTCACTGTCTGGGTCCACGAGTCCTACCGCTGA
- the ribH gene encoding 6,7-dimethyl-8-ribityllumazine synthase — MVQLGLVVAQYDKHGAVVEEMTESARSAAAGHDVVETVTVPGAYDTPLAADRLARRDDVDAVAVLGVVIEGDTDHDKVITDAAAQALTDVSLERDTPVTLGILGPGMSRAEAEARTHKGGTAVTSAIELATKLP, encoded by the coding sequence ATGGTGCAGCTCGGACTGGTCGTCGCCCAGTACGACAAACACGGCGCCGTCGTCGAGGAGATGACCGAGTCGGCGCGATCGGCCGCGGCCGGCCACGACGTCGTCGAGACGGTGACCGTCCCCGGGGCCTACGATACGCCGCTCGCGGCGGACCGCCTGGCCCGGCGGGACGACGTCGACGCCGTCGCCGTCCTCGGGGTCGTCATCGAGGGTGACACGGACCACGACAAGGTCATCACCGACGCCGCCGCACAGGCCCTGACAGACGTCTCGCTCGAGCGAGACACCCCCGTCACCCTGGGCATCCTCGGCCCGGGGATGAGCCGGGCCGAGGCCGAGGCGCGGACCCACAAAGGGGGGACGGCCGTCACGAGCGCCATCGAACTCGCGACGAAACTACCATGA
- a CDS encoding pyridoxal phosphate-dependent aminotransferase — translation MTMDFSARVERVEPSATLAISNKAAELEAEGKDVVDLSVGEPDFDTPENIKDAAKAALDAGHTGYTPSNGIPQLKEAIVEKLHDDGLTQYGTENLIVTPGGKQALYEIFQTVVDDGDEVALLDPAWVSYEAMAKLAGGTLTRVDTAAHDFQLEGALDDLAAAVSDETELLVVNSPGNPHGAVYSREALEGLRDIAVEHDVTVISDEIYKEITYDGVEAVSLGTLEGMADRTVTLNGFSKAYSMTGWRLGYFAGPEELVSQAGKVHSHSVSCAVNFVQHAGVEAITNTDEAVAEMREAFAERREFLMGLFEDHGVEVPEPQGAFYMMPHVAPEGDSESRSDSTSRPVEPGDDTEWCDRAISEAQVATVPGSAFGTPGYARISYANSKDRLQEAVDRLAEADLI, via the coding sequence ATGACTATGGACTTTTCAGCACGGGTCGAACGTGTAGAGCCGAGCGCGACGCTCGCGATCAGCAACAAGGCCGCCGAACTGGAGGCCGAGGGCAAGGACGTCGTCGACCTCTCGGTGGGCGAACCGGACTTCGACACCCCCGAGAACATCAAGGACGCCGCCAAGGCCGCACTCGACGCCGGCCACACCGGCTACACCCCCTCCAACGGCATCCCCCAGCTCAAGGAGGCCATCGTCGAGAAGCTCCACGACGACGGCCTGACCCAGTACGGCACCGAGAACCTCATCGTCACGCCGGGGGGCAAGCAGGCCCTCTACGAGATATTCCAGACCGTCGTCGACGACGGCGACGAGGTCGCCCTGCTGGACCCCGCGTGGGTCTCCTACGAGGCGATGGCGAAGCTCGCCGGCGGGACGCTCACCCGCGTCGACACCGCGGCCCACGACTTCCAGCTCGAGGGCGCGCTCGACGACCTCGCCGCTGCCGTCTCCGACGAGACGGAACTGCTCGTCGTCAACTCCCCGGGCAACCCCCACGGCGCCGTCTACTCCCGCGAGGCGCTCGAGGGGCTTCGCGACATCGCCGTCGAACACGACGTCACGGTCATCTCCGACGAGATATACAAGGAGATCACCTACGACGGCGTCGAGGCCGTCTCGCTGGGCACCCTCGAGGGCATGGCGGACCGCACGGTCACGCTCAACGGCTTCTCGAAGGCCTACTCGATGACCGGGTGGCGCCTGGGCTACTTCGCCGGCCCCGAGGAACTGGTCTCCCAGGCCGGGAAGGTCCACTCCCACTCGGTCTCCTGTGCGGTGAACTTCGTCCAGCACGCGGGCGTCGAGGCCATCACCAACACCGACGAGGCCGTCGCGGAGATGCGCGAGGCCTTCGCCGAGCGCCGGGAGTTCCTGATGGGGCTCTTCGAGGACCACGGCGTCGAGGTGCCCGAACCCCAGGGTGCGTTCTACATGATGCCCCACGTCGCGCCGGAGGGGGACAGCGAGTCGCGGAGCGACTCGACTAGTCGACCGGTGGAACCGGGAGACGACACCGAGTGGTGCGACCGGGCCATCTCCGAGGCCCAGGTCGCCACCGTCCCCGGGAGCGCCTTCGGGACGCCGGGCTACGCGCGCATCTCCTACGCCAACAGCAAGGACAGGCTCCAGGAAGCCGTCGACCGCCTGGCCGAGGCAGACCTCATCTGA
- a CDS encoding FAD synthase, protein MTRVVAQGTFDILHPGHVHYLTDAAAMGEELHVIVARSVNVTHKEPPVIPDGQRREMVAALKPVDEAHLGHPEDIFVPIERIDPDVIALGYDQHHDADALRTALRERGLDAEIRRATPLDDVDDRLLSTGRIVDRVLEQRA, encoded by the coding sequence GTGACTCGCGTCGTCGCCCAGGGGACCTTCGACATCCTCCACCCGGGCCACGTCCACTACCTTACGGACGCCGCGGCGATGGGCGAGGAACTCCACGTCATCGTCGCGCGCTCGGTCAACGTCACCCACAAGGAACCGCCGGTGATTCCCGACGGCCAGCGCCGGGAGATGGTCGCCGCGCTGAAACCGGTCGACGAGGCCCACCTCGGGCACCCGGAGGACATCTTCGTCCCCATCGAGCGCATCGACCCGGACGTCATCGCGCTGGGGTACGACCAGCACCACGACGCGGACGCGCTCCGGACTGCCCTGCGCGAACGGGGGCTGGACGCCGAGATTCGGCGGGCGACGCCGCTCGACGACGTCGACGACCGGTTGCTCTCGACCGGGCGCATCGTCGACCGGGTTCTGGAGCAGCGGGCCTGA
- a CDS encoding Mov34/MPN/PAD-1 family protein: MGLFRSGGILGIAESALDFALAASEDAHPNEYMGLLRGASASEVGIDEDGTVLTDVLVIPGTESNPVSATVKTSMVPNDMRAAGSVHSHPNGVLRPSDADLATFGRGDVHIIIGYPYGPDDWRAFDSEGQAVDLDVLDVDPPEEAFFDFDQTDIDRELREEEFDS; this comes from the coding sequence ATGGGGTTGTTTCGCTCGGGCGGCATCCTCGGCATCGCCGAGTCGGCGCTCGACTTCGCACTCGCCGCGTCTGAGGACGCCCACCCGAACGAGTACATGGGCCTGCTTCGCGGCGCGAGCGCGAGCGAGGTCGGCATCGACGAGGACGGCACCGTTCTGACCGACGTGCTGGTCATCCCCGGCACCGAGTCGAACCCGGTCAGCGCGACGGTCAAGACGAGCATGGTCCCGAACGACATGCGGGCCGCGGGGTCGGTCCACTCGCACCCCAACGGGGTCCTCCGGCCGAGCGACGCGGACCTGGCCACGTTCGGCCGCGGCGACGTCCACATCATCATCGGCTACCCGTACGGACCAGACGACTGGCGGGCCTTCGACAGCGAGGGCCAGGCCGTCGACCTCGACGTGCTCGACGTCGACCCGCCGGAGGAGGCCTTCTTCGACTTCGACCAGACCGACATCGACCGCGAGCTGCGCGAGGAGGAGTTCGACTCGTGA
- a CDS encoding DHH family phosphoesterase — protein MSSPTGTPDGAVVPDGGTVVFDLAAECTVDDLEEGALYHATVNGTVEYGVFVDLSEEVSGLVHDSNLVGTYEVGDDLVVELGEIRPDGDLSFEEVQIADYEERHVAHGDARDVAALADATGETVVVEGQVVQIKQTGGPTIFQVRDTTGVVPCAVFEEAGVRAHPDVEIDDVVRASGRAEERDGGVQVELDSLSVLDGAEADAIRADIEDATAAAARPADVEPLVEWPAFEKLWDDLREVATELRRTVLEGRPIRMRHHADGDGLCASVPLQVALENFIASHYTDEDAPDHLLKRLPSKAPYYEMEDVTRDLNFALEDRTRHGQKLPLVLMLDNGSTEEDTPAYRNLRHYDIPVVVVDHHHPDPEAVEPFLEHHVNPYLHDEDYRITTGMLCVELARMIDPDLSDDLRHVPAVAGLSDRSEGEAMGDYVDLAREQGYSEGDLRDIGEALDYATHWLRYSSGEQLITDVLNVDCDDRERHERVVEFLATRAERDVTDQLDAAMSHVEHERLDNGAHLYRIDVENHAHRFTYPAPGKTTGEIHDRKVAETGDPVITIGYGPDFAVLRSDGVRLDIPRMVTELTEEVDGGGVSGGGHLVVGSIKFVSGMRDAVIDALVEKMAEAERDDALGSATALPEEI, from the coding sequence ATGTCTTCGCCAACTGGCACCCCCGACGGTGCCGTGGTTCCCGACGGGGGAACCGTCGTCTTCGATCTCGCTGCAGAGTGTACTGTCGACGACCTAGAGGAGGGCGCGCTCTACCACGCGACGGTCAACGGGACCGTCGAGTACGGCGTCTTCGTCGACCTCTCGGAGGAGGTCTCGGGCCTGGTCCACGACTCGAACCTCGTGGGCACCTACGAGGTCGGCGACGACCTCGTCGTCGAGCTGGGCGAGATTCGCCCGGACGGCGACCTCTCGTTCGAGGAGGTCCAGATAGCCGACTACGAGGAGCGCCACGTGGCCCACGGCGATGCCCGCGACGTCGCGGCCCTCGCGGACGCGACCGGCGAGACGGTCGTCGTCGAGGGGCAGGTCGTCCAGATCAAACAGACCGGCGGCCCGACCATCTTCCAGGTCCGGGACACCACCGGCGTCGTCCCCTGTGCCGTCTTCGAGGAGGCGGGCGTTCGCGCCCACCCCGACGTCGAGATAGACGACGTCGTCCGGGCCTCCGGGCGCGCCGAGGAACGCGACGGCGGCGTCCAGGTCGAACTCGACTCGCTGTCGGTCCTCGACGGGGCCGAGGCCGATGCGATTCGGGCCGACATCGAGGACGCCACCGCGGCGGCCGCCCGCCCGGCCGACGTCGAGCCGCTCGTCGAGTGGCCCGCCTTCGAGAAGCTCTGGGACGACCTCCGCGAGGTCGCGACCGAGCTCCGCCGGACGGTGCTCGAGGGGCGCCCCATCCGGATGCGCCACCACGCCGACGGCGACGGCCTCTGTGCGAGCGTCCCGCTCCAGGTCGCGCTGGAGAACTTCATCGCCAGTCACTACACCGACGAGGACGCCCCGGACCACCTGCTCAAGCGCCTGCCGAGCAAGGCGCCGTACTACGAGATGGAGGACGTCACCCGCGACCTGAACTTCGCGCTCGAGGACCGCACCCGCCACGGACAGAAGCTCCCGCTCGTGTTGATGCTCGACAACGGGTCGACCGAGGAGGACACTCCCGCGTACCGCAACCTCCGCCACTACGACATCCCCGTGGTCGTCGTCGACCACCACCACCCGGACCCCGAGGCGGTCGAACCCTTCCTCGAACACCACGTCAACCCGTACCTCCACGACGAGGACTACCGCATCACGACGGGCATGCTCTGTGTCGAGCTCGCCCGGATGATCGACCCCGACCTGAGCGACGACCTCCGGCACGTCCCCGCCGTCGCCGGACTCTCGGACCGCTCGGAGGGCGAGGCGATGGGCGACTACGTCGACCTCGCGCGCGAGCAGGGGTACTCGGAGGGCGACCTCCGGGACATCGGCGAGGCGCTTGACTACGCGACCCACTGGCTGCGCTACTCCTCGGGCGAGCAACTCATCACCGACGTGCTCAACGTCGACTGCGACGACCGGGAGCGCCACGAGCGGGTCGTCGAGTTCCTCGCGACCCGCGCCGAGCGCGACGTCACAGACCAGCTCGACGCCGCGATGTCCCACGTCGAACACGAGCGACTCGACAACGGCGCCCACCTCTATCGCATCGACGTGGAGAACCACGCCCACCGCTTTACCTACCCCGCGCCGGGCAAGACAACCGGCGAGATACACGACCGGAAGGTCGCCGAGACGGGCGACCCCGTCATCACCATCGGTTACGGGCCCGACTTCGCCGTCCTCCGGTCCGACGGCGTCCGCCTGGATATCCCGCGGATGGTCACCGAGCTCACCGAAGAGGTCGACGGCGGCGGCGTCTCCGGCGGCGGTCACCTGGTCGTCGGTTCCATCAAGTTCGTCTCGGGGATGCGCGACGCCGTCATCGACGCGCTCGTCGAGAAGATGGCCGAGGCCGAACGCGACGACGCGCTCGGGAGCGCGACGGCCCTGCCCGAGGAAATATAG
- a CDS encoding phospholipase D-like domain-containing protein has protein sequence MRRLVTVALVVSLLVVSPAAGGTPAPGASTPSEPSSAPQVHAVYPNPLAGGDRGEFVVLSVPPGTDLGRYALTDGRSTLELPNGTVAGRVAVTTDPRRVRNLTDATVVGVNGSLELANGGDTVSLRRANHTVQRVRYADAVEGEVGVVRGSTLRWRPLGATDRPVVAGGSADVRVFTLPDAPRAPLRAIRRADRRVYLAGYTLTSARVADALVAAQRRGADVRVLLEGEPVGGRTRAGARTLDRLAGAGIDIRLVAGPHARYRYHHAKYAVGDDRAVVLTENWKPAGTGGNSSRGWGVETGQSAVVDGLAATFRADAGWRDAVRWSTYRDGRRFERGEPATASYPRRFDPETVSVDRTTLLVTPDNAQRELVAQVDGATSSVDVVQPTVGAWDEPLLRALRSAARRGVTVRLLLSSAWYVREENQRTVERFDRWADRTGAPLTAKLADPGGRYAKIHAKGAVVDDRAVVLGSLNWNEQAATANRETVLVLHGRDVASYYGAVFDADWRGGKPDVPVGTVAAAAGALAVAGLALRRVRFGSNAGVDPP, from the coding sequence ATGCGGAGACTGGTCACCGTCGCGCTCGTCGTCTCGCTCCTTGTCGTGAGCCCCGCCGCCGGCGGGACACCGGCACCGGGTGCGTCCACACCCTCAGAGCCCTCCTCCGCCCCGCAGGTCCACGCCGTCTACCCGAACCCGTTGGCCGGCGGTGACCGCGGCGAGTTCGTCGTCCTGTCGGTGCCACCCGGGACCGATCTGGGGCGGTACGCGCTGACCGACGGGCGCTCGACGCTCGAGTTACCGAACGGGACGGTCGCGGGTCGCGTCGCCGTCACGACTGACCCGCGCCGCGTCCGGAACCTGACCGACGCGACCGTCGTCGGCGTGAACGGGTCGCTGGAACTGGCCAACGGCGGTGACACCGTCTCGCTCCGGCGGGCGAACCACACCGTCCAGCGGGTCCGGTACGCCGACGCCGTCGAGGGCGAGGTGGGCGTCGTGCGCGGGTCGACGCTCCGCTGGCGGCCGCTGGGAGCGACCGACAGGCCGGTCGTCGCCGGTGGCTCTGCCGACGTGCGCGTCTTCACGCTCCCCGACGCCCCGCGGGCCCCGCTGCGCGCTATCCGGCGTGCGGACCGACGGGTCTACCTCGCCGGCTACACGCTGACCTCGGCACGGGTCGCCGACGCGCTCGTGGCCGCCCAGCGCCGCGGGGCCGACGTCAGGGTCCTGCTCGAGGGCGAACCAGTCGGCGGCCGAACCAGGGCCGGCGCACGGACGCTCGACAGGCTGGCCGGGGCGGGAATCGACATCCGCCTCGTCGCCGGCCCGCACGCCCGGTATCGATATCACCACGCGAAGTACGCCGTCGGCGACGACCGGGCGGTCGTCCTCACCGAGAACTGGAAGCCGGCGGGCACGGGCGGCAACAGCAGTCGCGGCTGGGGCGTCGAGACGGGCCAGTCGGCCGTCGTCGACGGGCTCGCGGCGACCTTTCGCGCCGACGCCGGGTGGCGCGACGCCGTCCGGTGGTCGACATACCGCGACGGCCGGCGCTTCGAGCGCGGCGAACCCGCGACGGCGTCCTACCCCCGCCGCTTCGACCCCGAGACGGTGTCGGTCGACCGTACGACGTTGCTCGTGACCCCTGACAACGCCCAGCGCGAACTCGTCGCGCAGGTGGACGGCGCTACCTCGTCCGTCGACGTCGTCCAACCGACGGTCGGCGCGTGGGACGAACCCCTACTGCGGGCGCTCCGGAGCGCGGCCCGTCGCGGGGTCACCGTTCGCCTGCTCCTCAGCAGCGCGTGGTACGTCCGCGAGGAGAACCAGCGGACGGTCGAACGGTTCGACCGCTGGGCCGACCGAACCGGGGCACCGCTTACCGCCAAACTTGCCGACCCCGGCGGCCGCTACGCGAAGATTCACGCGAAGGGTGCCGTCGTCGACGACCGGGCCGTCGTCCTGGGCAGCCTCAACTGGAACGAACAGGCCGCGACGGCGAACCGCGAGACGGTGCTGGTCCTCCACGGGCGCGACGTGGCCTCGTACTACGGGGCCGTCTTCGACGCCGACTGGCGCGGCGGAAAGCCGGACGTGCCGGTCGGTACGGTCGCCGCCGCGGCCGGGGCGCTCGCCGTCGCCGGCCTCGCGCTGCGCCGCGTCAGGTTCGGGTCGAACGCGGGGGTCGATCCGCCGTGA